The genome window tctgctgctgctgctgtcggaTCAGCGTCAGCAGGGCCGCCTTGTTCTGGATCTGGGTGTTGGGGGGCCGCGGCGGCCCTGGCCCCGCCTCAAAGTGCGACAGAGGTTTAGTGTTGTTATAGTTCGGCATGGCGGTCGAAGCCTGAGCTCCTGGCGCCGGCGGGTGGCTGAGCGGCAGCCCTGACGTCGGGTGACCCATCATGTTGGGGTGTCCGGTGGGCCCCGGCATGTAGCTGCCGGCCCCCGCCTTGGGAGAGCTTTTGTTGGGCTGACCGGGCATCAGCAGCTGCTTCTGGGCGTTGGGGTTAAAGTCCTGGGGGTACAGGGAGGGGCTCGTGGGCTTGTCCATACCAAACGCGCCCCCGAGTGGGCTCTGAGAAGTGTTGGCCATCTGGGGCCAAGGCGGGGGGTGGGCGTGGGGCCCCTGGTTGTGGAACTTGGCCCCtggttgttgctgtttgtgctgCATCTGGCCGTGGAGGTGCTGGGCCCTCTGCTGCTGGGCGGCcagctgctggagctgctgggcGGGGGACAGGTCTTTGGGCACCGGGGGGCCCGGAGGGAGGAGGTGGTTCGGGGGAGGCTGGAGCTGCCTGGGTGGAGGAGCCGGCTGGGATGGTGGCAGAGCTGGGGAGGATGCAGAAGAGGAGGCGACGGGGGAGCTGGTGGGGTGAGGAGGCGGTCCAGAGGAGGTGGACCGGACATGAGGGGAGCCGGTGCGAGAGTCCTGCTCGAAAGCCACCG of Plectropomus leopardus isolate mb unplaced genomic scaffold, YSFRI_Pleo_2.0 unplaced_scaffold12977, whole genome shotgun sequence contains these proteins:
- the LOC121963868 gene encoding mastermind-like protein 1, with translation RPSVPACINSRWFCLFLQLQETVKRKLESAGSPLGRDQVNGFSDGFPPNKKACLDNGTTNGSPLDSKLGISDSLNSNGTHAQAGESADGGREPVSDFHRKEMKQEPDDILPIMPPSGAGNNSLFPDLNLNEQEWTELMEELNCSVAYEDIQDILNDGFEDRKDPLELAPTPGGAGAVGGGAGGAAGGGGGGQSSQGLLPPDLASVKTEFSPASVAFEQDSRTGSPHVRSTSSGPPPHPTSSPVASSSASSPALPPSQPAPPPRQLQPPPNHLLPPGPPVPKDLSPAQQLQQLAAQQQRAQHLHGQMQHKQQQPGAKFHNQGPHAHPPPWPQMANTSQSPLGGAFGMDKPTSPSLYPQDFNPNAQKQLLMPGQPNKSSPKAGAGSYMPGPTGHPNMMGHPTSGLPLSHPPAPGAQASTAMPNYNNTKPLSHFEAGPGPPRPPNTQIQNKAALLTLIRQQQQ